In the Sphingobium sp. Z007 genome, ATGCCGTCAAACATGCCTATCCTGAAGGCCGCGCCGGGACGCTGGAGGTTGCGGCGGAGCAGGATGGCGCGCAGGCGCGCATCTCCATCAGAGACGATGGTCCGGGGCTGGATGGTGAAGCCCCCCGCGCAGGGGGGCTGGGGGCGACGTTGATAAAGCGTCTTTCCAAACAGGTTGGCGCGCAAGTGACGTGGCGCAATGCTGCGCCCGGCACGTTGGTGGCCATTGCATTTTCGATCGGAACGCCATGACACGCCCAATCGCCCCGCTCAGTGTGTTGATCGTCGAGGACGAAGCGCTGCTTGCGATGGATATCGAGGCGATGATCGAAGATTCAGGGCATCATGTGGTCGCCGAGGCGGCTTCGCTCCACGATGTCGAACGGCTCGGTTCGGATGTGGTTTTCGATCTGGCTTTTGTCGATATCCAGCTTGCAAGAGGCACCAACGGTTTGGATGTGTGCAAATTGATCCGGCATCGCTGGGCGCACGCCTATATCGTGTTCGTGACGGCCAATCCCAAAAAAGTGCCGGACGATTATTGCGGCGCCCATGGCATCATTCCCAAGCCCTTCTCGCGAAACGGGTTGATGGCGGCGATGCGCTATATCGAGCA is a window encoding:
- a CDS encoding response regulator gives rise to the protein MTRPIAPLSVLIVEDEALLAMDIEAMIEDSGHHVVAEAASLHDVERLGSDVVFDLAFVDIQLARGTNGLDVCKLIRHRWAHAYIVFVTANPKKVPDDYCGAHGIIPKPFSRNGLMAAMRYIEQGVCDPPPTSPQPASFLASPAFAASWG